From a region of the Deinococcus metallilatus genome:
- a CDS encoding SDR family oxidoreductase, giving the protein MRRLLTGGSGRLGRVLRGLLPDLLCPTSQELDVTDEGSVLRMVREVQPAVIVHAAAFTDVAAAERERARCWNVNVNGTRHVAQAAREVGAKLVHLSSDYVFDGQRGDYAEDDPPGIPTTYYGLTKLVAEEAARLSPAHLILRTSFRPSPFPHAAAFSDLYTGQDYLDVIAPEIALAVEHALEIRDPILHIVTERKSVFELARRRSPLVREGRRDETSLHLPADVSLKTARWASLKAEWSGR; this is encoded by the coding sequence ATGAGGCGGCTGCTCACGGGCGGGAGTGGGCGTCTGGGCCGGGTGCTGCGGGGATTGCTGCCGGACCTGCTCTGCCCCACCTCCCAGGAGCTGGACGTGACCGATGAGGGGAGTGTCCTGCGGATGGTCCGCGAGGTGCAGCCTGCCGTCATCGTCCACGCGGCGGCGTTCACCGACGTGGCGGCGGCCGAGCGGGAGCGTGCCCGCTGCTGGAACGTGAACGTGAACGGCACCCGGCACGTCGCCCAGGCGGCCCGCGAGGTGGGTGCCAAACTGGTCCACCTCAGCAGCGATTACGTCTTCGACGGCCAGCGCGGCGACTACGCGGAGGATGACCCGCCGGGCATCCCCACGACCTACTACGGCCTGACCAAGCTGGTGGCTGAGGAGGCGGCCCGCCTGAGTCCGGCGCATCTGATTCTCCGCACCAGCTTCCGGCCCTCGCCCTTTCCCCATGCGGCCGCGTTCAGCGACCTGTACACCGGGCAGGACTACCTCGACGTGATCGCCCCGGAGATCGCCCTGGCGGTCGAGCACGCGCTGGAGATCCGTGATCCCATCCTCCACATCGTCACCGAGCGCAAGAGCGTCTTCGAACTCGCCCGGCGACGCAGCCCCCTGGTGCGCGAGGGCCGCCGGGACGAAACTTCCCTTCACCTGCCCGCCGACGTGAGCCTGAAGACCGCCCGCTGGGCCAGCCTGAAAGCAGAGTGGTCGGGGCGGTGA
- a CDS encoding Gfo/Idh/MocA family protein yields the protein MRAGIIGAGWWASRHAQALQTLAGFRVEAVYQPNAASAQAFTRDHGGRVVSEVGALLHDPRVDAVLVAAPHREHADLAVQVLEAGKPLLLEKPVGITPDETRRVLACIERTGVPCLVGFTSHYFPGFRAARALLARGDLGRPLAGQGVFQKLWIEHNRRPWHLDRDQGGGMLLTAGIHVVDRLMWLMDRRVASVAASVGTHLHDQNADDLASLFLRMEGGAAGLVGSFGYALGGPLNTTHILCERGGLRVGAEHLEVATQGDWAPMPLDPVEDVTLHALGLEWLDLAAWVREGRVPQVTPKFAAQVMQVVFAAEESARMEREVALTEA from the coding sequence ATGAGGGCCGGGATCATTGGCGCGGGCTGGTGGGCCTCCCGGCACGCGCAGGCCCTGCAAACTCTCGCGGGCTTCCGGGTCGAGGCGGTCTACCAGCCGAATGCGGCCTCCGCGCAGGCCTTTACCCGTGACCACGGGGGCCGGGTGGTCAGCGAGGTCGGCGCCCTGCTGCACGATCCGCGGGTGGACGCCGTGTTGGTCGCCGCGCCGCACCGCGAACACGCGGACCTGGCCGTCCAGGTGCTGGAGGCAGGCAAGCCGCTGCTGCTGGAAAAACCTGTGGGCATCACCCCGGACGAGACGCGGCGCGTGCTGGCCTGCATCGAGCGGACAGGGGTGCCCTGCCTGGTGGGCTTCACCAGCCACTACTTTCCGGGGTTCCGGGCCGCCAGGGCGCTGCTGGCACGCGGTGACCTGGGGCGCCCCCTGGCCGGGCAGGGCGTTTTCCAGAAACTCTGGATAGAACACAACCGGCGCCCCTGGCACCTGGACCGGGACCAGGGTGGCGGAATGCTGTTGACCGCCGGGATTCACGTCGTGGACCGCCTGATGTGGCTGATGGACCGCCGGGTGGCGAGCGTGGCGGCCAGCGTGGGAACCCACCTCCACGACCAGAACGCGGACGATCTCGCCAGCCTCTTTCTGCGCATGGAGGGCGGCGCGGCGGGCCTCGTCGGCTCCTTCGGGTACGCGCTGGGCGGTCCCCTCAACACCACGCACATCCTGTGCGAGCGGGGGGGCTTGCGGGTCGGGGCGGAGCATCTGGAGGTGGCGACGCAGGGCGATTGGGCGCCCATGCCCCTCGACCCGGTGGAGGACGTGACGCTGCACGCGCTGGGCCTGGAGTGGCTGGACCTGGCCGCCTGGGTGCGGGAAGGCCGCGTGCCGCAGGTGACGCCGAAATTCGCCGCGCAGGTCATGCAGGTCGTATTTGCTGCGGAGGAATCGGCCCGGATGGAGCGTGAGGTGGCGTTGACAGAGGCCTGA
- a CDS encoding phospholipase D-like domain-containing protein: MNRVLGWLAAALLGFPAAAQPASFGEVRVAGLSFLRGTLPPPDAGALDGLGTAQDCPRPTAPLDQLLYDHLLDEGAALSCGNRFENLLHFPGDEPSGSGSYPALADQIRGARREVLIANMVWDGGQNAPGTLLAQALADLHRRVRAHPEAYPQGLTVRLLLGNSVRFDSPLDPTANVFNAARDLLDAGLSLNGAPEPGWKLEVANYRYAFPHSHMKLLVVDGDDVTTGGFNISTMHLPASTPGGQALADLGLRVRGPVARQAAAAFRDAWQSSRELSCTANAAAATVRQDCHLGGPAPAYPLVWFGPPEKAGEARVYGLYRRNGFPAGDTALTALFGAAQTRIDLLQSQVSGDLTCDLSLTTPGGCPLAQHGLPVWQAIVGAIRERHVHVRLVLDQTPVLQVEALTLLGSVQAELRSLGLQDCLEARWAGHRLHTKAAIIDGAMTVVGSTNLHFSSFGPGGLTEYDLATSDPAAVGAVQATFEDEWRQARPVTLPWWLRP; encoded by the coding sequence GTGAACCGTGTGCTGGGCTGGCTGGCCGCCGCCCTGCTGGGCTTCCCCGCGGCGGCCCAGCCCGCCTCCTTCGGTGAGGTGCGGGTCGCGGGCCTGAGCTTCCTGCGCGGCACGCTCCCCCCACCCGATGCCGGGGCGCTGGATGGTCTGGGAACGGCCCAGGACTGTCCCCGGCCCACTGCTCCCCTCGATCAGCTTCTGTATGACCACCTGCTTGATGAAGGCGCGGCGCTGAGCTGCGGCAACCGCTTCGAGAACCTGCTGCATTTTCCGGGCGACGAACCCTCCGGCTCCGGCAGTTATCCCGCGCTGGCCGACCAGATTCGCGGCGCGCGGCGCGAGGTCCTGATCGCCAACATGGTCTGGGACGGTGGCCAGAATGCGCCGGGCACGCTGCTGGCGCAGGCCCTGGCCGACCTACACCGCCGGGTTCGGGCACATCCCGAGGCTTACCCGCAGGGCCTGACCGTGCGGCTTCTGCTGGGCAACAGCGTGCGCTTCGACAGTCCCCTGGACCCCACGGCCAACGTGTTCAACGCGGCCCGTGACCTGCTGGATGCGGGCCTGTCGCTGAACGGCGCACCCGAACCGGGCTGGAAGCTCGAAGTCGCCAACTACCGCTACGCCTTTCCGCACAGCCACATGAAGCTGCTGGTGGTGGACGGGGATGACGTGACGACCGGCGGCTTCAACATCAGCACCATGCACCTGCCCGCGTCCACGCCGGGCGGGCAGGCGCTGGCCGACCTGGGCCTGCGGGTACGCGGCCCGGTCGCGCGACAGGCCGCAGCGGCGTTCCGCGACGCCTGGCAGAGCAGCCGAGAGCTTTCCTGCACGGCGAACGCGGCGGCGGCAACCGTGCGGCAGGACTGCCACCTCGGCGGCCCGGCCCCGGCTTACCCGCTCGTCTGGTTCGGCCCGCCGGAGAAGGCCGGAGAGGCGCGGGTGTATGGCCTCTACCGCCGCAACGGCTTTCCGGCAGGCGATACGGCCCTGACCGCCCTGTTCGGTGCTGCCCAGACGCGCATCGACCTGCTCCAGTCACAGGTGAGCGGCGACCTGACCTGCGACCTGAGCCTGACCACTCCGGGCGGCTGTCCTCTGGCGCAACACGGATTGCCGGTCTGGCAGGCCATCGTGGGCGCGATCCGCGAGCGGCATGTCCACGTCCGGCTGGTGCTGGACCAGACCCCGGTCCTCCAGGTCGAGGCGCTGACCCTGCTGGGCAGCGTGCAGGCCGAACTGCGGTCCCTGGGGTTGCAGGACTGCCTGGAAGCCCGCTGGGCGGGGCACCGCCTGCACACCAAGGCGGCCATCATCGACGGCGCGATGACGGTGGTGGGCAGCACCAACCTGCACTTCTCGTCCTTCGGCCCCGGCGGCCTGACCGAGTACGACCTGGCGACCAGCGACCCGGCGGCGGTGGGCGCGGTGCAGGCGACCTTCGAGGACGAGTGGCGGCAGGCCAGACCCGTGACCCTGCCCTGGTGGTTGCGGCCGTAG
- a CDS encoding Gfo/Idh/MocA family protein: MQILLVDRGHWHAPLHLQAFAASGQPVSFPPESAEDPLEAALAQSPELLILLGPPGDMLRDLRRCLEAGIPVVLEKPVGRAAGELAPLAELAQRWGAFVSVAQPHLQNRFWAVCTGEAGGPLSHLRFRLVNGSPRRYRQMGVPWVLDEQRAGGGVLRNLGIHGISAFLKATSGRVQVHSCVLSRRLYWTEAEEYASVVLSAGGVIGHVEVGYTAALDSASEFELTGHRRDLTVRDDGQHLNVLDRCAGQVRSEPVLPLARRYEQFAAATLQALKADQPPPHPLADHLQAMQVIDECYAVATWVNT, encoded by the coding sequence ATGCAAATCCTGCTGGTTGACCGGGGGCACTGGCATGCGCCGCTGCATCTCCAGGCTTTTGCGGCGAGCGGTCAGCCTGTCTCGTTCCCACCGGAAAGCGCGGAGGACCCGCTGGAGGCCGCCCTGGCACAGTCACCGGAACTGCTGATCTTGCTCGGTCCTCCCGGAGACATGCTGCGTGACCTGCGGCGCTGTCTCGAAGCCGGAATCCCGGTCGTGCTCGAGAAACCCGTCGGACGGGCTGCGGGGGAGCTGGCGCCCCTGGCCGAGCTGGCACAGCGGTGGGGAGCGTTCGTCAGCGTGGCCCAGCCCCATCTTCAGAACCGGTTCTGGGCCGTCTGCACCGGGGAGGCGGGCGGTCCCCTCTCGCACCTGCGCTTTCGTCTGGTGAACGGGTCCCCGCGACGGTACCGGCAGATGGGCGTGCCATGGGTCCTCGACGAACAGCGGGCGGGTGGCGGCGTCCTGCGGAATCTGGGTATCCACGGGATCAGCGCATTCCTGAAGGCCACCTCCGGCAGGGTGCAGGTGCATTCCTGCGTGCTGAGCCGCCGCCTGTACTGGACGGAGGCCGAGGAGTACGCCAGCGTGGTCCTGTCGGCAGGCGGCGTGATCGGGCACGTTGAGGTGGGGTACACTGCCGCGCTGGACAGCGCCAGCGAGTTTGAACTGACGGGCCACCGGCGTGACCTCACCGTGCGGGACGACGGGCAGCATCTGAACGTTCTCGACCGCTGTGCGGGACAGGTCCGTTCGGAACCCGTCCTGCCTCTGGCCCGCCGCTACGAGCAGTTCGCGGCCGCTACACTTCAGGCTCTGAAGGCCGACCAGCCGCCTCCACACCCGTTGGCTGACCACTTGCAGGCGATGCAGGTGATCGACGAGTGCTACGCCGTGGCGACGTGGGTGAACACATGA
- a CDS encoding ABC transporter permease, which yields MRSAERWHLAARGLQRRPVRTLLTLLGLVVAVTSMLLFLSLGEGLKGQLRQELRSARPDLQVARPAGGLALLPGPNLPGALVTTLKAQAGELGLAEITPVAAEIKQALDPTQSAVYYGLPARQGVQALFPRARAAQGRLLLPEDEGRAVAVLGASAARNLGLGVGGEFMVSRRYRARIVGVLQPLNNLTDTFTFLPLTGAQRAFGTGDQLSFVALKLRDPEQAPQIAAQLRRQLQLEVSTRDDVLHSAGQVLRSADALSLGLSLVALVVGGLAVANTMLMTLHERTREFALLRAIGARPQFLRQLVLSESLLLAGLSWAAGVLLSVPGVWAINWMTQRVAGIDGAALTPRLLALTLGLSLLLGLLAGWWPAYRAGRTSITRALGQP from the coding sequence ATGAGAAGCGCAGAGCGTTGGCACCTCGCCGCCCGGGGACTGCAAAGGCGGCCGGTCCGGACGCTGCTGACCCTCCTGGGGCTGGTGGTCGCGGTGACCAGCATGCTGCTGTTTCTGTCGCTGGGCGAGGGCCTGAAGGGGCAGTTGCGGCAGGAACTGCGGAGCGCCCGGCCCGACCTGCAAGTGGCCCGCCCTGCGGGGGGACTGGCGCTGCTCCCCGGTCCCAACCTCCCCGGGGCGCTGGTCACCACCCTCAAAGCTCAGGCAGGGGAACTGGGCCTGGCCGAGATCACGCCGGTGGCCGCCGAGATCAAACAGGCCCTCGACCCCACCCAGAGCGCCGTGTATTACGGTCTGCCCGCCCGCCAGGGGGTCCAGGCCCTCTTTCCGCGGGCCCGGGCCGCCCAGGGCCGACTGTTGCTGCCGGAAGACGAGGGGCGGGCGGTCGCGGTGCTGGGTGCGAGCGCGGCCAGGAATCTGGGCCTGGGCGTCGGGGGCGAGTTCATGGTGAGCCGCCGTTACCGGGCGCGGATCGTCGGTGTGTTGCAGCCCCTGAACAACCTGACTGACACCTTCACCTTCCTGCCGCTCACCGGGGCACAGCGGGCGTTCGGCACCGGCGATCAGCTCTCCTTCGTGGCACTGAAACTGCGTGACCCCGAGCAGGCCCCACAGATCGCCGCGCAGCTCCGGCGGCAACTGCAACTGGAGGTCAGCACGCGGGACGACGTGCTGCATTCGGCCGGGCAGGTGCTGCGCAGCGCGGACGCGCTCAGCCTGGGCCTCTCGCTGGTCGCTCTGGTGGTGGGCGGGCTGGCAGTCGCCAACACCATGCTGATGACCCTCCACGAGCGCACCCGTGAATTCGCCCTGCTGCGGGCCATCGGGGCCAGACCGCAGTTCCTGCGGCAACTGGTGCTCTCGGAAAGCCTGCTGCTCGCGGGATTGAGCTGGGCGGCGGGGGTGCTGCTCAGCGTGCCCGGTGTCTGGGCGATCAACTGGATGACGCAGCGCGTCGCCGGGATCGACGGCGCGGCCCTCACGCCCCGGCTGCTGGCGCTGACGCTGGGCCTGAGCCTGCTGCTCGGCCTGCTGGCGGGATGGTGGCCCGCCTACCGCGCCGGGCGGACGAGCATCACGCGGGCGCTGGGGCAGCCCTGA
- a CDS encoding dTDP-4-dehydrorhamnose 3,5-epimerase family protein, whose product MSRLRDEVAAALTFQTYPAAPEISGVWTFPLRKLRGENGAFMEVLRLGEEGVQGLPGLFTPRQFSVSWAAPGRLNAFHLHPLAEQNELWCVLAGQLLVWLVDVRAESASSGVRRSMILSGEAPTLLMIPSGVAHGFRAGPQGATLLYAVDAQFDPAHPNEGRLPWDFFGPELWEEDRG is encoded by the coding sequence GTGAGCCGTCTGCGGGACGAGGTGGCCGCCGCCCTCACCTTCCAGACGTACCCGGCGGCCCCCGAGATCAGCGGGGTGTGGACCTTCCCCCTGCGTAAGCTGCGCGGCGAGAACGGCGCCTTCATGGAGGTTCTGCGGCTGGGAGAGGAGGGCGTGCAGGGCCTGCCGGGACTGTTCACGCCCCGGCAGTTCAGTGTGTCCTGGGCCGCCCCCGGCCGCCTCAACGCCTTTCACCTGCACCCCCTGGCCGAGCAGAACGAGCTGTGGTGCGTGCTCGCCGGGCAGCTCCTGGTGTGGCTGGTGGATGTCCGGGCGGAGAGTGCCAGTAGCGGCGTGCGCCGTTCCATGATCCTCAGCGGCGAGGCCCCCACCCTGCTGATGATTCCCAGCGGCGTCGCCCACGGGTTCCGTGCCGGGCCGCAGGGCGCCACCCTGCTCTACGCCGTGGACGCCCAGTTCGACCCCGCCCACCCCAACGAGGGCCGTCTGCCCTGGGACTTTTTCGGCCCCGAGCTGTGGGAGGAGGACCGGGGATGA